One region of Drosophila teissieri strain GT53w chromosome 2L, Prin_Dtei_1.1, whole genome shotgun sequence genomic DNA includes:
- the LOC122611432 gene encoding transcription factor HNF-4 homolog isoform X2, whose protein sequence is MKHPQDLSVTDGQQLMKVKKVEKLEQELHDPESESHLMHADALTSGYPAASQPHSPIGHALSPNGGGLGLSNSSNQSSENFALCNGNGNAGSAGGGSASSGSNNNNSMFSPNNNLSGSGSGASSSQQQLQQQQQQQQSPTVCAICGDRATGKHYGASSCDGCKGFFRRSVRKNHQYTCRFSRNCVVDKDKRNQCRYCRLRKCFKAGMKKEAVQNERDRISCRRTSNDDPDPGNGLSVISLVKAENESRQSKAGAAMETNINEDLSNKQFASINDVCESMKQQLLTLVEWAKQIPAFNELQLDDQVALLRAHAGEHLLLGLSRRSMHLKDVLLLSNNCVITRHCPDPLVSPNLDISRIGARIIDELVTVMKDVGIDDTEFACIKALVFFDPNAKGLNEPHRIKSLRHQILNNLEDYISDRQYESRGRFGEILLILPVLQSITWQMIEQIQFAKIFGVAHIDSLLQEMLLGGELADNPLPLSPPNQSNDYQSPTHTGNMEGGSQVNSSLDSLAASGGPGTHSLDLEVQHIQALIEANSGDDSFRAYAASTAAAAAAAVSSSSSAPASVAPAAISPPLNSPKSQHQHQQHATHQQQQESSYLDMPVKHYNGNRSGPLPTQHSPQRMHPYQRAVASPAEVSSGGGGLGLRNPADITLNEYNRSEGSSAEELLRRTPLKIRVPELLTAPAGYGMEPCRMTLKQEPETGY, encoded by the exons CACCTAATGCACGCGGATGCTCTGACCTCTGGCTATCCGGCTGCATCGCAGCCCCACAGTCCGATCGGCCACGCCCTCAGCCCCAATGGCGGTGGGCTGGGGCTGAGCAACAGTAGCAACCAGAGCAGCGAGAACTTTGCGCTCtgcaacggaaacggaaatgcgGGTAGCGCAGGAGGCGGAAGTgccagcagtggcagcaacaacaacaacagcatgtTCTCGCCCAACAACAACCTgagcggaagcggaagtggggccagcagcagccagcagcaattgcagcagcagcagcaacaacagcaatctcCGACGGTCTGCGCCATTTGCGGAGATCGGGCGACGGGGAAACACTACGGGGCCTCCAGCTGCGACGGCTGCAAAGGATTCTTTAGGAGGAGTGTCCGGAAAAACCATCAGTACACTTGCAG ATTTTCGCGCAACTGCGTTGTGGACAAGGACAAGCGGAACCAGTGCCGCTACTGCCGCCTGAGGAAGTGCTTCAAGGCGGGCATGAAGAAAGAGGCGGTGCAGAATGAGCGGGATCGAATCAGTTGCCGAAGGACCTCCAATGACGACCCGGATCCGGGAAACGGGCTGTCTGTGATCTCCCTGGTCAAGGCAGAGAATGAGTCGCGCCAGTCGAAGGCAGGCGCTGCCATGGAGACAAACATAAACGAGGACCTCTCCAACAAGCAGTTCGCCAGCATCAACGACGTCTGCGAGTCGatgaagcagcagctgctgaccCTGGTGGAGTGGGCCAAACAGATTCCGGCCTTCAACGAGCTGCAGCTGGATGACCAGGTGGCCCTGCTACGCGCCCATGCTGGCGAGCATCTGCTCCTCGGCCTATCGCGTCGATCGATGCACTTGAAGGATGTTCTCCTGCTGAGCAACAACTGTGTGATCACTAGACACTGTCCAG ATCCTCTTGTGTCACCAAATTTGGACATCTCGCGGATCGGCGCCCGCATCATCGATGAACTGGTGACGGTCATGAAGGATGTGGGCATCGATGATACCGAATTCGCTTGCATCAAGGCCCTAGTCTTCTTTGATCCTA ACGCCAAGGGTCTTAATGAACCGCATCGCATCAAATCGCTTCGGCATCAGATACTCAATAATCTCGAGGACTACATATCGGATCGGCAATACGAGTCGCGCGGTCGCTTTGGCGAGATCCTGCTCATCCTGCCGGTTCTGCAGTCTATCACCTGGCAGATGATCGAGCAGATCCAGTTTGCCAAGATCTTTGGAGTCGCCCACATTGATTCATTGCTGCAGGAGATGTTGCTGGGAG GAGAGTTGGCCGACAATCCTCTGCCGCTATCGCCGCCCAATCAGTCAAATGACTACCAGAGTCCTACCCACACAGGCAACATGGAGGGCGGTAGTCAGGTTAACTCCTCTCTGGACTCGCTGGCCGCGTCTGGAGGTCCTGGCACGCATAGTTTAGACCTAGAGGTGCAGCACATCCAGGCACTTATCGAAGCAAATAGCGGGGATGATTCCTTCCGTGCTTACGCGGCCAGTactgcagcggcagccgcagcagccgtctcgtcctcctcctctgcACCCGCATCCGTTGCTCCAGCCGCGATCTCTCCACCGCTCAACAGCCCCAAGTcacaacatcagcatcagcagcatgcgacgcaccagcaacaacaggagAGCTCATATTTGGACATGCCCGTCAAGCACTACAATGGCAATCGGTCCGGACCGCTGCCAACACAGCACAGTCCCCAGAGGATGCATCCCTACCAAAGAGCGGTCGCCTCGCCGGCGGAAGTGTCCAGCGGGGGTGGCGGATTGGGTCTGCGCAATCCTGCCGACATTACGCTCAACGAGTACAACCGGAGCGAGGGCAGCAGCGCCGAGGAGCTGCTGCGACGGACTCCACTGAAGATCCGGGTTCCCGAGCTACTAACAGCCCCCGCTGGTTATGGAATGG AACCCTGTCGCATGACACTTAAACAGGAGCCAGAGACTGGTTACTAG
- the LOC122611432 gene encoding transcription factor HNF-4 homolog isoform X1 — MYASMLPSLLNMKTENLTNSSYDDAFLLEENLLHIMESESHLMHADALTSGYPAASQPHSPIGHALSPNGGGLGLSNSSNQSSENFALCNGNGNAGSAGGGSASSGSNNNNSMFSPNNNLSGSGSGASSSQQQLQQQQQQQQSPTVCAICGDRATGKHYGASSCDGCKGFFRRSVRKNHQYTCRFSRNCVVDKDKRNQCRYCRLRKCFKAGMKKEAVQNERDRISCRRTSNDDPDPGNGLSVISLVKAENESRQSKAGAAMETNINEDLSNKQFASINDVCESMKQQLLTLVEWAKQIPAFNELQLDDQVALLRAHAGEHLLLGLSRRSMHLKDVLLLSNNCVITRHCPDPLVSPNLDISRIGARIIDELVTVMKDVGIDDTEFACIKALVFFDPNAKGLNEPHRIKSLRHQILNNLEDYISDRQYESRGRFGEILLILPVLQSITWQMIEQIQFAKIFGVAHIDSLLQEMLLGGELADNPLPLSPPNQSNDYQSPTHTGNMEGGSQVNSSLDSLAASGGPGTHSLDLEVQHIQALIEANSGDDSFRAYAASTAAAAAAAVSSSSSAPASVAPAAISPPLNSPKSQHQHQQHATHQQQQESSYLDMPVKHYNGNRSGPLPTQHSPQRMHPYQRAVASPAEVSSGGGGLGLRNPADITLNEYNRSEGSSAEELLRRTPLKIRVPELLTAPAGYGMEPCRMTLKQEPETGY, encoded by the exons CACCTAATGCACGCGGATGCTCTGACCTCTGGCTATCCGGCTGCATCGCAGCCCCACAGTCCGATCGGCCACGCCCTCAGCCCCAATGGCGGTGGGCTGGGGCTGAGCAACAGTAGCAACCAGAGCAGCGAGAACTTTGCGCTCtgcaacggaaacggaaatgcgGGTAGCGCAGGAGGCGGAAGTgccagcagtggcagcaacaacaacaacagcatgtTCTCGCCCAACAACAACCTgagcggaagcggaagtggggccagcagcagccagcagcaattgcagcagcagcagcaacaacagcaatctcCGACGGTCTGCGCCATTTGCGGAGATCGGGCGACGGGGAAACACTACGGGGCCTCCAGCTGCGACGGCTGCAAAGGATTCTTTAGGAGGAGTGTCCGGAAAAACCATCAGTACACTTGCAG ATTTTCGCGCAACTGCGTTGTGGACAAGGACAAGCGGAACCAGTGCCGCTACTGCCGCCTGAGGAAGTGCTTCAAGGCGGGCATGAAGAAAGAGGCGGTGCAGAATGAGCGGGATCGAATCAGTTGCCGAAGGACCTCCAATGACGACCCGGATCCGGGAAACGGGCTGTCTGTGATCTCCCTGGTCAAGGCAGAGAATGAGTCGCGCCAGTCGAAGGCAGGCGCTGCCATGGAGACAAACATAAACGAGGACCTCTCCAACAAGCAGTTCGCCAGCATCAACGACGTCTGCGAGTCGatgaagcagcagctgctgaccCTGGTGGAGTGGGCCAAACAGATTCCGGCCTTCAACGAGCTGCAGCTGGATGACCAGGTGGCCCTGCTACGCGCCCATGCTGGCGAGCATCTGCTCCTCGGCCTATCGCGTCGATCGATGCACTTGAAGGATGTTCTCCTGCTGAGCAACAACTGTGTGATCACTAGACACTGTCCAG ATCCTCTTGTGTCACCAAATTTGGACATCTCGCGGATCGGCGCCCGCATCATCGATGAACTGGTGACGGTCATGAAGGATGTGGGCATCGATGATACCGAATTCGCTTGCATCAAGGCCCTAGTCTTCTTTGATCCTA ACGCCAAGGGTCTTAATGAACCGCATCGCATCAAATCGCTTCGGCATCAGATACTCAATAATCTCGAGGACTACATATCGGATCGGCAATACGAGTCGCGCGGTCGCTTTGGCGAGATCCTGCTCATCCTGCCGGTTCTGCAGTCTATCACCTGGCAGATGATCGAGCAGATCCAGTTTGCCAAGATCTTTGGAGTCGCCCACATTGATTCATTGCTGCAGGAGATGTTGCTGGGAG GAGAGTTGGCCGACAATCCTCTGCCGCTATCGCCGCCCAATCAGTCAAATGACTACCAGAGTCCTACCCACACAGGCAACATGGAGGGCGGTAGTCAGGTTAACTCCTCTCTGGACTCGCTGGCCGCGTCTGGAGGTCCTGGCACGCATAGTTTAGACCTAGAGGTGCAGCACATCCAGGCACTTATCGAAGCAAATAGCGGGGATGATTCCTTCCGTGCTTACGCGGCCAGTactgcagcggcagccgcagcagccgtctcgtcctcctcctctgcACCCGCATCCGTTGCTCCAGCCGCGATCTCTCCACCGCTCAACAGCCCCAAGTcacaacatcagcatcagcagcatgcgacgcaccagcaacaacaggagAGCTCATATTTGGACATGCCCGTCAAGCACTACAATGGCAATCGGTCCGGACCGCTGCCAACACAGCACAGTCCCCAGAGGATGCATCCCTACCAAAGAGCGGTCGCCTCGCCGGCGGAAGTGTCCAGCGGGGGTGGCGGATTGGGTCTGCGCAATCCTGCCGACATTACGCTCAACGAGTACAACCGGAGCGAGGGCAGCAGCGCCGAGGAGCTGCTGCGACGGACTCCACTGAAGATCCGGGTTCCCGAGCTACTAACAGCCCCCGCTGGTTATGGAATGG AACCCTGTCGCATGACACTTAAACAGGAGCCAGAGACTGGTTACTAG
- the LOC122611432 gene encoding transcription factor HNF-4 homolog isoform X3 — protein MVRKSGRVKISSRDRVAVGNILLRGKVGGERVAVAAPAAEEVGAGRRRRRRDSSASRTASSDESESHLMHADALTSGYPAASQPHSPIGHALSPNGGGLGLSNSSNQSSENFALCNGNGNAGSAGGGSASSGSNNNNSMFSPNNNLSGSGSGASSSQQQLQQQQQQQQSPTVCAICGDRATGKHYGASSCDGCKGFFRRSVRKNHQYTCRFSRNCVVDKDKRNQCRYCRLRKCFKAGMKKEAVQNERDRISCRRTSNDDPDPGNGLSVISLVKAENESRQSKAGAAMETNINEDLSNKQFASINDVCESMKQQLLTLVEWAKQIPAFNELQLDDQVALLRAHAGEHLLLGLSRRSMHLKDVLLLSNNCVITRHCPDPLVSPNLDISRIGARIIDELVTVMKDVGIDDTEFACIKALVFFDPNAKGLNEPHRIKSLRHQILNNLEDYISDRQYESRGRFGEILLILPVLQSITWQMIEQIQFAKIFGVAHIDSLLQEMLLGGELADNPLPLSPPNQSNDYQSPTHTGNMEGGSQVNSSLDSLAASGGPGTHSLDLEVQHIQALIEANSGDDSFRAYAASTAAAAAAAVSSSSSAPASVAPAAISPPLNSPKSQHQHQQHATHQQQQESSYLDMPVKHYNGNRSGPLPTQHSPQRMHPYQRAVASPAEVSSGGGGLGLRNPADITLNEYNRSEGSSAEELLRRTPLKIRVPELLTAPAGYGMEPCRMTLKQEPETGY, from the exons CACCTAATGCACGCGGATGCTCTGACCTCTGGCTATCCGGCTGCATCGCAGCCCCACAGTCCGATCGGCCACGCCCTCAGCCCCAATGGCGGTGGGCTGGGGCTGAGCAACAGTAGCAACCAGAGCAGCGAGAACTTTGCGCTCtgcaacggaaacggaaatgcgGGTAGCGCAGGAGGCGGAAGTgccagcagtggcagcaacaacaacaacagcatgtTCTCGCCCAACAACAACCTgagcggaagcggaagtggggccagcagcagccagcagcaattgcagcagcagcagcaacaacagcaatctcCGACGGTCTGCGCCATTTGCGGAGATCGGGCGACGGGGAAACACTACGGGGCCTCCAGCTGCGACGGCTGCAAAGGATTCTTTAGGAGGAGTGTCCGGAAAAACCATCAGTACACTTGCAG ATTTTCGCGCAACTGCGTTGTGGACAAGGACAAGCGGAACCAGTGCCGCTACTGCCGCCTGAGGAAGTGCTTCAAGGCGGGCATGAAGAAAGAGGCGGTGCAGAATGAGCGGGATCGAATCAGTTGCCGAAGGACCTCCAATGACGACCCGGATCCGGGAAACGGGCTGTCTGTGATCTCCCTGGTCAAGGCAGAGAATGAGTCGCGCCAGTCGAAGGCAGGCGCTGCCATGGAGACAAACATAAACGAGGACCTCTCCAACAAGCAGTTCGCCAGCATCAACGACGTCTGCGAGTCGatgaagcagcagctgctgaccCTGGTGGAGTGGGCCAAACAGATTCCGGCCTTCAACGAGCTGCAGCTGGATGACCAGGTGGCCCTGCTACGCGCCCATGCTGGCGAGCATCTGCTCCTCGGCCTATCGCGTCGATCGATGCACTTGAAGGATGTTCTCCTGCTGAGCAACAACTGTGTGATCACTAGACACTGTCCAG ATCCTCTTGTGTCACCAAATTTGGACATCTCGCGGATCGGCGCCCGCATCATCGATGAACTGGTGACGGTCATGAAGGATGTGGGCATCGATGATACCGAATTCGCTTGCATCAAGGCCCTAGTCTTCTTTGATCCTA ACGCCAAGGGTCTTAATGAACCGCATCGCATCAAATCGCTTCGGCATCAGATACTCAATAATCTCGAGGACTACATATCGGATCGGCAATACGAGTCGCGCGGTCGCTTTGGCGAGATCCTGCTCATCCTGCCGGTTCTGCAGTCTATCACCTGGCAGATGATCGAGCAGATCCAGTTTGCCAAGATCTTTGGAGTCGCCCACATTGATTCATTGCTGCAGGAGATGTTGCTGGGAG GAGAGTTGGCCGACAATCCTCTGCCGCTATCGCCGCCCAATCAGTCAAATGACTACCAGAGTCCTACCCACACAGGCAACATGGAGGGCGGTAGTCAGGTTAACTCCTCTCTGGACTCGCTGGCCGCGTCTGGAGGTCCTGGCACGCATAGTTTAGACCTAGAGGTGCAGCACATCCAGGCACTTATCGAAGCAAATAGCGGGGATGATTCCTTCCGTGCTTACGCGGCCAGTactgcagcggcagccgcagcagccgtctcgtcctcctcctctgcACCCGCATCCGTTGCTCCAGCCGCGATCTCTCCACCGCTCAACAGCCCCAAGTcacaacatcagcatcagcagcatgcgacgcaccagcaacaacaggagAGCTCATATTTGGACATGCCCGTCAAGCACTACAATGGCAATCGGTCCGGACCGCTGCCAACACAGCACAGTCCCCAGAGGATGCATCCCTACCAAAGAGCGGTCGCCTCGCCGGCGGAAGTGTCCAGCGGGGGTGGCGGATTGGGTCTGCGCAATCCTGCCGACATTACGCTCAACGAGTACAACCGGAGCGAGGGCAGCAGCGCCGAGGAGCTGCTGCGACGGACTCCACTGAAGATCCGGGTTCCCGAGCTACTAACAGCCCCCGCTGGTTATGGAATGG AACCCTGTCGCATGACACTTAAACAGGAGCCAGAGACTGGTTACTAG